In one window of Arachis ipaensis cultivar K30076 chromosome B06, Araip1.1, whole genome shotgun sequence DNA:
- the LOC110263825 gene encoding uncharacterized protein LOC110263825 has product MANLANTMEANAAATLQAVQRLGQPTGNGNGNGEGNANDNAEGNGDNTRLVPMTLATFLKVHPPIFRGSTNPTKADHWFQAMEHALQAHHVPLNQYVEFAAYQLAGEAQPWWQAECRLLQLQNADIPWEGDPETYESWRCVKYQRGLKESIMTAVAPMEIRVFSDLVNKARVVEEYAKTVAVSKDTHGGSSSRERGKYFHTNGQSFKRGGYAPQGQGGFRKNNQNQFQYARGRRNQSKDSPDLACNHCGRFHPYDSCKIGLGGCFKCGLPGHIAKDCPRWRNQNAGQSQHQGRVFAVNAKDASKADPLIRGICLVGDKSLAALYDTGASHSFISFSKVEELGLKVSEVPFDLHVHTPHQTVMTSSGCRQWEECQGYILFAANASADAQNLDQIPLVRDFPEVFPEDIPEFPPQREIEFTIKLVPGAGPVSIAPNRMAPIELKKDRGMRLCMDYRQLNKVTVKNKYPLPRIDDLMDQLQGAGVFSKIDLRSGYHQIRVKEDDILQTAFRTRYGHYEFAVMSFGLMNAPAIFMDYMNRVFCPFLDKFMVVFIDDILVYSKTVKEHEEHLRIVLQILKERKLYAKLSKCEFWKEEVKFLGHVVSKGGIAVDPSKVEAVMEWERSTTVTKVRNFLGLAGYYRRFIEGFSRIALPMTKLTRKEVPFVWTSECEESFQTLKQRLTSAPVLILPEPHEAFEVYCDASLKGLGCVLMQHQNVVAYASRHLRPHEVNYPTHDLKLAAILFALKIWRHHLYGLKFNIFSDHKSLKYIFDQKELNMRQRRWMELLKDYDFELSYHPGKANVVADALSRKSLTIAWMRIKEEDLVDKFLDLKLDIGEVAGRACLN; this is encoded by the exons ATGGCTAACTTAGCAAACACCATGGAAGcgaatgctgctgcgactctgcaagctgttcagaggttaggccaaccgaCGGGGAATGGCAATGGGAACGGAGAAGGAAATGCCAATGATAATGCTGAGGGAAATGGCGATAACACGAGATTGGTTCCGATGACCTTGGCGAcgtttctcaaggttcatccgccaaTTTTCCGAGGGTCCACAAATCCTACTAAAGCGGATCACTGGTTCCAGGCTATGGAGCATGCTTTACAGGCGCATCATGTTCCTCTTAATCAATATGTAGAGTTTGCCGCTTATCAGCTAGCGGGAGAGGCCCAGCCCTGGTGGCAAGCTGAGTGTCGTTTGCTACAGCTTCAGAATGCCGACATTCCATGGGAG GGTGACCCAGAGACTTACGAGAGCTGGAGATGCGTTAAGTACCAGAGGGGTTTGAAGGAGAGCattatgactgctgtggctcctatggagatcCGTGTCTTCTCTGACTTAGTGAATAAGGCTAGAGTAGTGGAGGAGTATGCCAAGACTGTGGCGGTATCTAAGGACACTCATGGAGGGAGCTCTAGTCGTGAGCGTGGCAAATATTTTCATACGAATGGACAAAGCTTCAAAAGAGGAGGATATGCACCTCAAGGCCAAGGGGGCTTCAGAAAGAACAATCAGAATCAGTTTCAGTATGCTAGGGGAAGAAGAAATCAGAGTAAGGATTCTCCGGATTTAGCTTGTAATCATTGTGGACGTTTTCACCCTTATGACTCATGCAAGATTGGTTTAGGTGGTTGCTTCAAGTGTGGGTTGCCTGGCCACATTGCGAAGGATTGCCCTCGTTGGAGGAATCAGAATGCCGGCCAGAGTCAGCATCAAGGCCGAGTCTTTGCTGTGAATGCTAAGGATGCTTCTAAGGCGGATCCGTTGATAAGAGGTATATGTCTAGTTGGTGATAAATCTTTAGCtgcattatatgatactggagcttcgcaTTCGTTTATTTCGTTTTCTAAAGTTGAGGAATTAGGCTTGAAAGTGTCAGAGGTACCTTTTGatctgcatgtacatactccgcatcAAACAGTTATGACTAGCTCAGGTTGTagacaa TGGGAggagtgtcagggttatattcTGTTTGCTGCTAATGCGTCGGCTGATGCCCAGAACTTAGATCAGATACCGTTGGTTAGAGATTTTCCAGAAGTATTCCCGGAAGATATCCCTGAGTTCCCACCTCAGAGGGAAATTGAATTTACGATCAAATTGGTGCCGGGAGCTGGACCAGTGTCGATTGCGCCAAAtagaatggctccgatagagctg aagaaagataGAGGAATGCGTTTGTGCATGGATTATCGACAGTTGAACAAGgtgactgtgaagaacaagtacccgctgccaagaatagatgacttgatggatcaattgcaaggagctggagtgttttccaagattgatttgagatctggttaccatcagataagggtgaaggaGGATGATATTCTTCAGACTGCGTTTAGGACACGCTATGGACATTACGAGTTTgcggtaatgtcctttgggttaatGAATGCACCTgctattttcatggattacatgaacagagtcttTTGTCCCTTTTTAGACAAATTCAtggtggttttcatagatgatatcttagtttattctaaAACGGTGAAAGAGCATGAGGAGcacttgaggattgtgttgcaaatcttGAAGGAGCGGAAGTTGTACGCTAAGTTATCAAAGTGCGAGTTTTGGAAGGAGGAAGTAAAGTTCTTAGGCCACGTGGTGAGTAAAGGAGGAATAGCTGTTGATCCTTCTAAGGTagaagcggtgatggaatgggagaGATCGACGACTGTGACGAAAGTCAGGAACTTTTTGGGTTTAGCCGGATATTACCGGAGATTTATCGAAGGATTTTCCCGGATTGCGCTACCAATGACAAAGCTGACAAGGAAAGAAGTGCCATTCGTGTGGACATCGGAGTGCGAAGAGAGTTTTCAGACGTTAAAGCAGAGATTAACTTCAGCACCTGTTCTAATCTTACCGGAACCGCATGAAGCGTTTGAAGTGTACTGTGACGCTTCCTTGAAGGGTTTGGGTTGTGTGTTGATGCAACACCAGAAcgtggtggcttacgcatcgcgtcatctgagaccgcatgaggtgaATTACCCCACTCATGACTTGAAATTAGCGGCGATTCtatttgcattgaagatttggagacaccacttgtacGGATTAAAGTTTAAcatcttttctgatcataagagtctcaagtataTCTTTGATCAGAAGGAGCTTAATATGCgccagagaaggtggatggagttgcttaaAGATTATGATTTCGAGTTGAGTTATCACCCTGGGAAGGCGAACGTAGTAGCAGACGCTCTGAGTCGGAAATCTTTAACAATtgcttggatgagaatcaaggaagagGATCTAGTAGATAAGTTTTTGGATCTTaagctggatattggtgaagttgctGGGAGAGCTTGTTTGAACTAG
- the LOC107648393 gene encoding glutaredoxin-C7, giving the protein MHYQTASWGNYVAASRNNGMVGVGVDPLERIERLASENAVVIFSISSCCMCHAIKRLFCGMGVNPAVHELDEDPLGKDLERALIRLLGTSSVVPVVFIGGKLVGTMDRVMACHINGTLVPLLKEAGALWL; this is encoded by the coding sequence ATGCACTACCAAACGGCCTCGTGGGGGAACTATGTAGCAGCAAGCAGGAACAACGGAATGGTGGGTGTGGGAGTGGACCCGCTGGAGCGGATAGAGAGGCTGGCGTCGGAGAACGCGGTGGTGATATTCAGCATAAGCAGCTGTTGCATGTGCCACGCCATCAAGCGCCTCTTCTGCGGCATGGGAGTTAATCCCGCCGTCCATGAGCTTGACGAGGACCCTCTTGGAAAAGATCTCGAGAGGGCCCTCATCAGGCTCCTGGGTACCTCGTCCGTCGTCCCCGTTGTCTTTATCGGTGGAAAGCTTGTTGGTACCATGGACAGGGTCATGGCCTGCCATATCAATGGCACTTTGGTCCCTCTTCTCAAAGAAGCTGGTGCCCTTTGGCTTTga